The DNA sequence atgcaaagaaaggaagtgcttagccttatgcggttaaggaggcaatgcttagcctcatgcaaataggaggcaatacttagtctcatgcagagaaaggcagtgcttagccttatatggttaaggaggcaaggcttagcctcatgcgggAAAACAATGAGTGATAGCAGAGCATTTCTTAGCTGAAGATGTGTTTGCGTTTGGCAATTTTGTCATTATGAAGGTAGTGATTCTGATGTGTGTATGTATTTGCGCATAttcctgttatgttcattgtgcctACATCCAAAAAACAATCGTGTGTTTGCGGGGAAGGATGGTCCGttttagagacattgcaacctccttgctttagaattttgaggttctTCCACAAAATTCTTCCCCAGTTTAAAAGCAATTCTTTTACTGTTCTGTGTATGACGATGTTGGCTGAACTTGCttcagaattttgagggtcctcctcaaaattctgccctagtttctgaccatggcaaaatgaagattttattgagatgtgaccgaacccatagggctgcctacgtatcccctcttaaatgggaatcgggtcaagcatagttcagttacatcagatgaagaaatgtaaacaatctaaacatagtatctcttgactgcgtctgagttgataggttttggccaactTTCTCCATCCATTTATGCAAGTAtcagtgctcctcctgttagtactctgtgaaccatgtagggcccttaccaattgggtaaaaattttcctttggcttcatcttgatgcgggaagattcGCTTTAGCACCAATAGCCCTAGCATGAATTGTCTAGGCTTGACCCTTTTGTTAAAAGCTCTGGACATCCTGTTCTGGTAAAGTTGACCGTGATATACTTCGTTCATTCCTTTTccgtcaatgagagccagttgttcataATGACTTCGTATCCACtttgcatcactgagttcagcctcttgtatgattcttaaagaaggaatttctacttcaGCGGGAATGACGGCTTCAGTACCATAGCCCAGCAAATaaagagttgccccagttgatatGCGAACtgtggtacgatatccaagtagggcaaatggtaacttctcgttccattgtttgtgattatctaccattttccttaatattttcttgatgttcttattggcgacTTCCACAGCTCCATTCGTTTGTGGCATGTACgttgtggaattcttatgctggatcttgaaggtttcacacatggatttcatcaaatcactgttaaggttggcggcATTATCGGTGATGATTGATTCCGGTACCCCGAATCGACAAATAATATGATTCCTAATGAAATGTGctatgaccttcttagttacagccttgtaagatgcggcttcaacctattttgtgaagtagtctatggccactagaatgaatctATGCCTATTCGAAGCGGCAGGCTCGATCAGGCctatgacatccataccccatgCCGAGAAAGGCCAAGgcgcacttgttgcattgagttcattaggtggcactcgtatcatattaGCATGTACTTGGtattgatgacacttttggacaagactaatgcagtctgtttccatagtcatccaaaaataccctgctcttaatatcttcttagctaagatgaagccattcatgtgtggtccgcaagttccggtatgtatctcttcgagcaatttggatgcttccttgatgtcgacacaccgtaataacccCGGATttggagtccttctatacagaattcctccgtTTTGGAAAAAGTGGTTAGATAACCTTCAGAGTGtgcgtttctgagtatgatttgcgtgctccgggtattatccttttgccaaatattctttgatgtcatggaaccatggatttcgaTCAACTTCTTCTTAAACATTAGCATAATAAGCTCGCTGATTATGAATCCCTACTAGgatagggtcgatgaaattcttgtttgggtgttatatcatggaagatagagtggccaatgcatctgcgaactcattctggattctcggaacatgtttgaactctatctttgtgaatctcttcatTAATTCTTTTAAATAGTACAAATACGGcattattttggtattctttgtagcccattctcctagaacctgatgtaccaaaaggtctgaGTCACCAATTACTAGCAAttcctgaacattcatgtcaatggccaacttgagtcctaagatgcaagcctcatattctgccatattgttggtacatgtAAACCTGAGCTTTGCGGATACTGGATAACGTTGACCTGTTTCTAAcactaaaactgctccaataccTACTTCTTTGAAGTTTGTagctccatcgaagaacattctccaactgtcataggtttcggtgatatcttctcctacgaatgatacctcttcatcgggaaaatacgttttcagtggttcgtattctccacccacaggattttctgccagatAATCTGCCAACGCTTGCCCCTTgaccgccttctgagttacatagatgatgtcgaactcactcggtagtatctgccattttgccaacTTTCCTGTAGGCATGggcttctggaagatgtattttagcgaATCTATCCTTGATATGAGTtatgtggtgtaggcacagaagtagtgcctcgacttctgagctatccatgtcaaagcacaacaggtgcgctccagcaaagaatatcgtgcttcgtagggtgtgaacttcttacttagataGTATATGGCATATTCCTTTCTTCCCGTATCATAGTGTTGTtccaagacacaaccgaaagccccatccagtacagataaatagagtagcagaggtctcccaggttccgGTGGGACTAGAAcgggtggtttggataaatattccttgatcttgtcaaaggctttctggcattcttcagtccaacttgttgtagcgtctttcttcaacattttgaaaatcggttcacatatcatagttgattttattatgaactgtaaagaaaaaatataaagaataatAGTAAATACttaaaataacaatgcattagataaattttgaaacgtcaaacaagtacggctcgatgactcgagcaattatttcaaaacaaaatatgcttaaaacaaaatactgaaaatgtcttagatgctcataaaattgctttcaaaataaatgatgTTAATTgtcaggctacccaggaactcgacgggtcCTTGATGGTGCAAccgtccagttcttgagaataactcccttctccacggtctgaataataaggcattcctcctcctcctcctcaactattgcactgcagtccatgtcttcatcatccagaaacaaaTTCCTTATGCCAACCAAAACTTCGTCTTCTTCggacccccacatcatgtcagcttgatgaaatgactggtgCAAATGTGGTACCGGTTTTTCTaaagggtaataaggaccactccacggtggcgaccaattctgatactcgtgccaggtgtattcataccccaagcccaaaagttgtgccgtgacgctttagctgtatcggtttggtgatcccctggagattcttaccgagaccttTGCCAGATTCATACcatgtccatgccaatatgccttctagaTTATTGCTCTACCATTTGTCcatttcaattgcgttgacgcgctcgatgcgatggtatgtttctctacccatcttccttctattctcgatgaccggaacagATTGATTGGTGTAAATAGGATTACTTCCAtatccatggatgatcacttacTGATAGTTCCATTCAAACTTcatgacctgatgtagagtagaagct is a window from the Nicotiana tomentosiformis chromosome 10, ASM39032v3, whole genome shotgun sequence genome containing:
- the LOC138900069 gene encoding uncharacterized protein; the protein is MPTGKLAKWQILPSEFDIIYVTQKAVKGQALADYLAENPVGGEYEPLKTYFPDEEVSFVGEDITETYDSWRMFFDGATNFKEVGIGAVLVLETGQRYPVSAKLRFTCTNNMAEYEACILGLKLAIDMNVQELLVIGDSDLLVHQVEAASYKAVTKKVIAHFIRNHIICRFGVPESIITDNAANLNSDLMKSMCETFKIQHKNSTTYMPQTNGAVEVANKNIKKILRKMVDNHKQWNEKLPFALLGYRTTVRISTGATLYLLGYGTEAVIPAEVEIPSLRIIQEAELSDAKWIRSHYEQLALIDGKGMNEVYHGQLYQNRMSRAFNKRVKPRQFMLGLLVLKRIFPHQDEAKGKFLPNW